tcaaaaaatatataaatcgttTCACTGATGTTCCttctacctagtcttgccataaatattgtaataaagaaaaaagaaaattgttaactgcaaataacatttattacttttacagtgtgtcagtttaatacataaatataaaacaattaaaaatataaaagcttattcgaagtggtctccattggctgcaatacagtcctttaaacgatgaggccagttatcaatagaagcacgcactctttccatgggaaaattcttcactgccaatcgtatagattgttttagggactcaaattatcatggcgtttagagcaagctgtactctctaaaactgaccacaaatcataatccagcggattaagatcgggactagacgacggccagtcttcagctctgatgaagtccgaaacgttcgattccaaccaagactgcgtggaccgagctttatgacccggcgccgagtcttgctggaaggaccatacttggttattgaacatggtgatgttaaggggcttaactaccttctcaagaatggtatcttgatacacttgtgccgatgttttgatacctttttcacaaaaatatggctcagtcactccttcatagctaacaccccaccaaaccatcactgaagtcggataatgtccacgttgcactctgtcgactaattgggaagcttccttagagctttgagcataaatacggtcattttgtttgttaaaatgttgctcaattgtaaaaattttctcatccgtaaacaaaatttttctgtgacctccctttgcgtaccgcttcagtagttgtttcgattttaccaccctattcttctttaaattatcagttaagaaatggccagtgcgtctcttataggctgcaagtcctaagtcatcttttaaaatacgcgacatggttctaggtgctatcttcatttcccgagataaaatcttttgctttcggacaggatttcttcgaattctttcccttactgctttgaccacctttttcgtacgaacactacgtggacggccagatcttttctgtcacaaacagaggaggtctcattgtacctattaatagcccggtacacaaacattttactaataccaagtgtatggagagttttaaaaattgcatttggctccatacctactttgtgtaatgctatcacagcgattcggttctctttatcaccccacaccattttaatatcgcaaaatattttacaatgtattggcgccaaaatgagaaaacacaatgaacaatcgtataaaaatgacagattcgaaattcaaatgtaatatttttttataattaagtgtaacagtatttatggccagactaagtatattgcAGTTAAACGTCAATCACAGCACTAATGTAACTAATTCGCTTATTGGAGTATTAAGTCAGCCATCGAGCCAGTCGGTTTTTTCTTTTGTGGAATATCAGACGTTATATTCAAACTCttcttttcataaatataataagatcgTAAAATGTCCGCAACCTATCGTGGACGAAACTAAAGATAATTCCCCGTTACACTCCGTTGCTGTGTGCAAGGATAAAGGGGAGTTGAATGAGAAAGTTGCTGTTAATACATATAAACTCGCTTTACCCTGCAAAGAAACGGCAAAAAAAGCGAACCAAACATTGATACGTTGCAAAAAAGTTGTGAAAAGAGAATGTAATGTTCCAGGATTTGATCCTATGTTAAAAATGAAAAGGGATATATTGGTGACAGTGTATTCTATTTTAGTTCTTACTGTATTTGCAGCTTTGTCTTTTCCTGAAGTTGTGTATCATGTTTGAGAATTTGcgcagtttaaatatttatatacaatccatcaatattatattagcttgggaaaatttattgtaacggttgatttacttttataacttaaattatgaTGATTATAACGATTTTCTATAAGATGGACTTTTATtccaaactagcttttgctcgaggcTTTGCCcgcaagaaaataatatttccgggataaaagtcccgctttatattttcctgggataaaaagtagcttatatgaCTCAGGAGTAATGTTACATTTCCATTACATAgtgattctttttaaaatttacttcagTAGAGATCGTCAATGTATGAGACACTTCCTAACAGCTGTATGAATTATTCCATGAATCCATTGCCTACTGATTTTGACATTTAGTAGATGTCAAGCACATGtgtttttgtttagtttatttcCCTCTGTTTTCggttatttatttcttactttcCATGTATATCtcttaaatataattctattcCGTAATTTACGTATATATGATGTGAATATTTTTgtccaaaaaattatatttctttatcttattaaaatatgaatatggaCAGTAAAGCCGATTTGTTGAAGGTACGTTTTAAAGCTTATTTATAAATGGTAGACCAATGCTATAGAAAAAACTGCCTACACTCTACGGGATGGCTCGGTTCGACAGGAGCAAAGCTGTttctataacaatattgttttgcaCGATTTCCCGCAAAACCTAAGAATATTTTTCAACTCTTAATCTTAATTTCTGTGTCGTATGCTTCTATAAGGATatatggttatttatttttgtgccCGTAATCAATTGAAAACCAATCTATTATCGTCTATATTCTAtataaggcgatacctcaaggtccattttcatacattttgttttacctttaatctgggtaactaaacaagtattggcaagtaaagaatttaaattcacgtctagttagtgattagttctcgcagttgaaagaaaaacgtaaaaataattaataatcatggatatttcggcctttaaaatttaatatgacgaaattttaaaggcagaaatagccatgattattaattatttttacgtttttctttcaactgcgagaactaatcactaactagacgtgaatttaaattctttacttgccaatacttgtttagttacccagattaaaggtgaaacaaaatgtatgaaaatggaccttgaggtatcgccttaatgaaaACATTCTGAAACAACAATCTAACAGTTGTTAAACGTTACAAGTAGCTACTAAACATTTCAGTTTCTTTTGTTTGTAATGACCATATTTATATcagttatatttacatatagatATGATTAATGACTttgttaatatacttatatgttattagtataatgtcataaaataaaatttcagaaAAAACAAGACAAAACAATAGTTGCAGAGAGTCTCGACAACAATGCATCAATAAAGGAAATAATAGATCTCCTACATTCCAAACACAGAACACAAAAGGTGTACAATTATTTCTGCCAAGTTGCTGCACAGCGTAGTGCATCAGTCTCATATAAGCATTTCTTGTTCCCTGGCCACCCTCTAAACTCATTCAGTGAGGAGTGGGATGGAGGACTCAACTCTGGCTTTTTCGAAACATTTTTTCACAAGAGCTTGTTGCCTAGAATGATAACAAAACTGAGGCATATGGAAAAACAAGATCCTGTGACCGCAGTTATGTTAAAAAAGAATGAATGGAATAGCCACTGGCAGAAATTTAAGAGCGTTATAGGTAAGATTCTATTACAGAggtcccaattttttttttctcaatgaCCCTTTTGGAATTTTGCTGGTACAGTGGACCCCTGCAAcaaaatttctaccatattctccagaatatacaattttttatatgtaagttGCTgagctttttaaaatattatgtgcctACATTGacaggtgaagtcaagccagtTCTGTACTATCAAAACTAGAGATGCGTTTGTAGACCCCCTTATACTAATTGTGGAgccccattttttggtcacgctaATGTAGACCCCTGTTGTTATGATTAAACTACTGTTTGTAAAAGATATTATGGTGACTATTAGAATatatgtttgatattatttgtaactGTTGTAGGTCGTAAgcaaaaaatgtatgaatggAAGGATGAGGTGTTACATTGCCCTGAAGAGTTTGTGGAAATGGCGGAACACTGGGACAACAATCCCGACATCTACTTTGATGCTGCATACAACTGGTATTACGCTGGCAATGGCAACATGCATCTCATTTCGCTCCATGGTGATGAATATTTACTGTACAGTGAGCTGAATTGTGTGTGTgagtattaattttttaattgataatttaatttgtatgataaaataggtatttttttctatttaaggGGATtctaatttgtatgtatttttataaatatttaaatatgttgtgGAAAGGGATTATGGTATCGGTTGGAGCCTTACAGAGAtttgtcattataattaatagaacaaatatgtttcatttttgGATGTTTCAGAATTTCAAACTAGTAAGGaatgttatcaaaattatatactttttacatCATTTTCAGATCTATCACCCTTCAATAGAAACTATCTCACAATAGATTATGAATATGAAGTCTCATACAATGTTGGAGAtgacatttatatatttgaaacagTGGTGTCACAAAACATCATTGCAGTTAGAACTAAATATAAAGTGTCTATATTGAAGCTGGTAGACTCCAATGATGGGTATATGATACAAAAGCTTAAAGATATGGAATCGAAGCTGCCCTTCACCGGCATCTCGTTTGATGAATACCATAAAAATATCCTGTATGTAACAACATTAGATTATAAATTGACTATAGTCAATATAGACAGGATGACAGGGAGAAGTAAACAGCTTCGAGGAGGGATTGAATCTCTAGTCAACAATTGGAGCACTGTGATTGGATCAGAGCGTATGTACTACACACATGTTACAAAAAACTCCCTGACTTTGTATGATAAACGCACAAACAATGCATTTGAGAGATGGAAAAGTATAAAGGACATTGTTGATGATGTTAATTGTAATGATATAAGTGTTGCCAAGTATTGTAAAGGCAAGCCTATGTTGTACATAGGTACAGACCACCACATTTTCCTACTAGACATGAGATACAATAAAGCTGAGAATAAGAAAGTTAAGGCCATCCAGCGGTGGACCCATGGCAGTCAGTGTATTCCCACATACTTGTCCATATGTCACTTTGAGTACAATAAGGAATTAATATGTCTGTCAAGTCAATGGTGTGAAGATATGTGTGTGGTTAGCAACTATGCAGATAGGCTAACCAGGCACAAAGACATCAGCAGCATGATGATACCATACAGACCTCCCAGCGTATTTGCCACTTTAAACGAGGCTCAAGAAAAAATGCTGTGCACAGACATGCACAACCCCATACAGAATCGTCTGAGCACTGCAATAACAGGCTTGGTGTCAGTAGAACAAGGTGAAAACTATAGCATACTGATGCTGAATTCTCTTGGAGACATTTCGGCACACACATTGTGTCCGGAAAGTATGTCAATGTTCGTTGAAGATGAGGGAATAGAAAAATTTGATGAATGGAGCAAAATGTACAAAGTGAAGCAGAAAGACTTTGTTGTGACACATATAGAGAACATTCAGAATGTCTGGAAGAGTTTAGAGCAGGTCCCTCCTACTTACAAGTTTGGTGAGAGGAAAGGAGTAAAGAAAGTAAATAAGTTCAATGAACAGGATATTTTGGATGCATATGAAAATGAGGAGTTGGATCCAGGGTTGTTGGAGGTGTGGATGAAGACCAAAGACGACACGGCCGACCCTGAAGAGCAAACAGCAGCACAAATGTTTTTTACAGCTGATTGAAAACTTGTGCAATGTTTTGCAAAGAATAGAATGCTTTCATTTACACTGCAACAGTGCACGACTCTGGGAATGAGTAAAGGGAATGCCGTACTTAAACCTTGATCCAGCTTGGtgatttttaaattgctttagtACCCTAACTACTGGTTTAGGTACCTAACAATCTGAGTTCATTATGGATTTGAAGCTACTTAAAACAGCAAATTAAACATCGCTAAAATGCTTATGGCAATACCAGtcgaaatttcaaatattttgaaaaaatatatatttctggcCACCCATAGACATGTTACTGTAAAGATATTAAAGATattgtgataataataaaacaacatattatttataaacaactatATTTCCTATGACTGAGTTTATTACGAGTGCTCCAATCAGTCTTCTAACATACAACATGTACACAAACTTCAACAAATTCTCACCAATgacattttaaacatttctcCACTAATCGTAACGTTGTGCgaaaattttaaaccttattttcaCTTAAGAGATTATTAAGTACTATATTATAGCTAGTgctattcaaaaaaataaaaaaaattagacatTTTCAATATACGATCCAAATCGCAAAGCTCAATCCGATAtctaaaattaaccaatcataaaaggtaatttgtaagcatgtcataaACACATCGTTCTGGATGGCCCATTTGTGGGATAGATCGAAAAACGAAtgaggatcgtttattgaaaatggcaatTAGTATGGCAGTGACTGgtttttgtacaattatttattttgagggAAGCTAGTCTAAGTTTTTGGCTAAAAAAATTTTTAAACATGGCTGTAGGCAATACGGGGCTTAGTAGATCGCGCTAAAAAACTTAATCAATAATAGAATTACACAATATACTCTCCCGCTTTAGTGAAGATGGCTAAAGCAGAACAAATGCTCATAATATGGTAGCTTAAGGAACGATAATGAATTAGAAAGATGACGACGATGatgtaaattatacaatttaatgtaagcaatataagatttttttataataattaggaacaaaaaacattaaattcaaaTGAGCTGCTACAGTATCAATTAAAGTAAAGCTATTCAAGCAGCATTAGGAAAACTGTTTAAAATGTCatcagtatttaaattaaaatgcattcaaaattattcaactaataacaaattaataccaGTTAGGCATAAAATGACCACTTTTGGTAAATCCAATGCTTACAGGCGACTCGAAACTTACAGAAGTATATCATTGCAGTTCATTCAATTTAAGAAAATAGTGGGTCACCATTGACCTCTAGTCGACAGACGACCTCAGACCAATAAAGGTGCTTAAAATTACAGCCAATTGAATTTatagtgaaaattttaaaataaacgtatGCATCACTATTTTCTTAACGAgaattaactataaatatattgggAGTACTGGTATTAGTTTATTCATAACATTATGGCTATTTTGACGTATATATAACTaccatcaaattaaaatattgattttaattactgTTGGACACGGTCCtccaatacattaaataatacagtattcatcaaatacatatttttccaCAATTGCACTGtatgttaattttgaattacaatagagtccaataaaatgctgccgaatgccaaaatgacggaatatttgaaaaacaaattatattagtatacagaaaaaaaatgtaaaaacacaATACACAATTTTGAGGTTCCATAATTGAAAAAGTTACTTATTTTTACATTCCATTCATCCTTTAAATATAAGTCACATAATGTTATATCTGGGTGAAGTATATAAACACTGTTTCTACAACAATCCTATCATTGACCAAGACTCCcaaaatgtatgaaacttgTGTCATTATAAACAAGAACTTTATAATAATGCCTTTAATAGTATTTGGTCAATTATACGAgttgtttcgtttttattttggatttaCAGGTGATTAGTTTAACGACGGAGATACTATAATAAGgtatactattaaatatttcatagtaatcaaattacaatgaaaaatccctctcagtaattgaggaggtccgtgcccaacagcgggacagtatacaatacagggctgatattatatgattattataaattaaaatgtttttttttgcgctGATTAGTTCGACCGCGAGCTTTTTCTACGTAATAGTAAAGAACGTAACAAGACTTAAATTATATATGACCATGCACTAtttatctaatataatttttaagaatttgCAAATTATTATCACATGCTTACAATATATCCGTCGTTAAAGTCACCTATATAACCAAATAGAAGTCTTATATAGTTTGGAGTATGGTGGTCGCAGTATACCGACGTCCAATATCTACGGAGGGTTGTACACATTGAGATATCCATTAAAGCTTAGCTCTTTATGTGGCGCTGCGCGGTGACGACGGTCGATCCTGGCTCGATACACGACCTACACACAGGAAAAATttaccgtacacaatgtgttaagaCCCAatatagtgacccacgtaagtgtgtcgcgtaccagcttgtgtatatccggttccaacaggccggcataattatgtagactgtcgagtggtaatcacctctcgtctgTCGACACTATATTGgtccccactccgcttaccatcaagtgcagtaggTCACTTTcggtgcacatataaaaaaattcagtttGTACCTAGTCATTAGCGCCTGGTGAAGGTCCGCAGCCAGTTCTTGGTGAGCGGCTGCTCTTGCTTGGTGTCGCGCTCTCGCTCCTCCATCTGCTCCATGAGACGGCGCTGGTTCTCGCGGAACGCCGCGATCGGATCGTCGAACTGCCCGTAGTACGTCAGAACCTCGCGCACGTCCGCTACTTCTGACATCGCTATCGCTGTAACACACACGGTTTTTTTTAGCTAGACAAACGAACATATCTAGCAAGTCAGTAATAGGTGACAAGACAGTCAGCCAGCTGATCATCCAACCATACTAATCCATTGTTAAACAGCCAGACCATGTTCCAATGAACTGAATAAAAGATAATAGTGATAAATTGGGAGCATACATTAGTTACTTCAGCTTTTGAACTAAAAGATTGTCAATTTGTTGTCTTCTACATGTGACCATAGTGGTAGTGTTTGTAACTCACTCTGCAATAAGTTGGCCAAGTCGAGTAGAGCGGTGTCGTCGTCGGCGCCTTTCCATTTCTTCAACACGAGCGAGTTCTGTGGGTGGAACTTCGTCGCAGCTTTGTTCCAGTCCACCACAATCACCTGGAATggattattttcatatatagaCTCTAATAGGACGAGCATGCTACTCACCTGATTTTATTAATCATGACTGGCCATAAACAATTGTAGTACCACCAAAACGTTAAATTAGATGCAAACAAGATGTTGCTCGCGATTCCGCCCGTGTGAATGTTCTTTCCCGGTACTAAGAATAAAAAGGAATTTGTATGTAAATCCAGGGCACATAAaccaacaataatataaataataatatcagccctgtattatatacttgcccactgctgagcacggacctcctctactactgagagggattaggccttagtccaccacgctggcctagtgcggattggtagacttcactcaccttcgaaattcctatagagaacttctcagatgtttcctcacgatgttttccttcaccgttaaagcgaacgataaattcacaaagaatacacacatgattttagaaaagtcagaggtgtgtgcccttgggatttgaacctgcggacatttgtcttggcaatCGGTTCCACACATTAATAAACcaatgtattttacaaattaacttCTAgcaaacattgaaatatttatactggTTTGtcgtatttacaatattagtaagaagcaAGATATGAATTTACAATAAGAAAACATTTTCTACTTCTccctttaaaattattattaaaattaaatgactaATACCTTAGACAGATCCCGGTTAAGCCCCTCCAGATTCTTCACATGCACGCCATCTACGAAATGCGTGGAGTCTCTGAACAGCCGGTATGTGATGAACTTGTTCTCGGGGTCCAGCTTGTCGATGACTGGCCATATCATGAACGCGTTCTCCGTCGTGAAGATTATCACCTCATAGTTGGAGCTCGCCACGGATTGGAGAAACTGGTCGACGCCGGGACGCTTTTTGAACCTgcaatgtttgttataaatggTTATTAGTAATCTTTATTGCTGTGAgtacttaattaataagttgGCTTGAGTTGGTATTTCTGACTTGTGGTAAACCATTATGAAATAACAGTTTTGCTGGTAGTTTTGATTTTCGAGTAGTTAAATTCTTTTGTCTCAATAccactataaatttaattaaaagctgTTATAGGCTAGAAACAAAGTCAATTAAGCCAGTTTATGGTGGCGCAGTTCTTCTGCTAAAGAAACTGACGGCCCatattgattgtaatttgtaatttt
This genomic stretch from Manduca sexta isolate Smith_Timp_Sample1 chromosome 8, JHU_Msex_v1.0, whole genome shotgun sequence harbors:
- the LOC115448303 gene encoding uncharacterized protein LOC115448303; amino-acid sequence: MNMDSKADLLKKKQDKTIVAESLDNNASIKEIIDLLHSKHRTQKVYNYFCQVAAQRSASVSYKHFLFPGHPLNSFSEEWDGGLNSGFFETFFHKSLLPRMITKLRHMEKQDPVTAVMLKKNEWNSHWQKFKSVIGRKQKMYEWKDEVLHCPEEFVEMAEHWDNNPDIYFDAAYNWYYAGNGNMHLISLHGDEYLLYSELNCVYLSPFNRNYLTIDYEYEVSYNVGDDIYIFETVVSQNIIAVRTKYKVSILKLVDSNDGYMIQKLKDMESKLPFTGISFDEYHKNILYVTTLDYKLTIVNIDRMTGRSKQLRGGIESLVNNWSTVIGSERMYYTHVTKNSLTLYDKRTNNAFERWKSIKDIVDDVNCNDISVAKYCKGKPMLYIGTDHHIFLLDMRYNKAENKKVKAIQRWTHGSQCIPTYLSICHFEYNKELICLSSQWCEDMCVVSNYADRLTRHKDISSMMIPYRPPSVFATLNEAQEKMLCTDMHNPIQNRLSTAITGLVSVEQGENYSILMLNSLGDISAHTLCPESMSMFVEDEGIEKFDEWSKMYKVKQKDFVVTHIENIQNVWKSLEQVPPTYKFGERKGVKKVNKFNEQDILDAYENEELDPGLLEVWMKTKDDTADPEEQTAAQMFFTAD